A region from the Gossypium hirsutum isolate 1008001.06 chromosome A08, Gossypium_hirsutum_v2.1, whole genome shotgun sequence genome encodes:
- the LOC107932863 gene encoding zinc finger CCCH domain-containing protein 23, which produces MVNSNNYGLKMQFIMGENRSFILGTKERCTKMMIGEPTRPNPTVKIPAWDPLNDPTSNYSSVNYNCNAPSSPCPVDYLSSLHRYLPSNDFESSDSLSEDSDLPVDAFSCDHFRMYEFKVRRCARGRSHDWTECPYAHPGEKARRRDPRKFHYSGTACPDFRKGICKKGDSCEFAHGVFECWLHPARYRTQPCKDGTSCKRRVCFFAHTPEQLRLLPQQSPRGNGSISGDLDYVGSPIRHRFDIVSSPTSILASPPLSPPSDSPPLSPSGSFYSVSELAASMRSMQLGKSKMNGAGACSWGMQMGSGYGSPRGSTLRPGFCRSPSTPTRSGLGQFDLWEYNNGFEEEPAMERVESGRDLRARMYAKLSKENSLDGLDPTEPDPDLDWVSELVK; this is translated from the coding sequence ATGGTTAACTCGAACAACTACGGGTTAAAAATGCAGTTTATAATGGGAGAGAACCGATCGTTCATTTTAGGAACCAAAGAACGATGTACAAAAATGATGATCGGAGAACCAACACGACCAAATCCCACCGTTAAAATCCCGGCGTGGGACCCACTCAATGATCCAACGTCTAATTATTCTTCCGTTAATTATAACTGCAATGCGCCGTCCAGTCCTTGTCCCGTCGATTACCTATCATCGCTCCACCGTTACCTCCCGTCAAACGATTTCGAGTCGTCCGACTCTTTGAGTGAGGATTCGGATTTGCCTGTTGACGCGTTCTCGTGTGACCATTTCCGTATGTATGAGTTCAAAGTGAGGAGGTGTGCTCGAGGCAGGTCACATGACTGGACTGAGTGTCCGTATGCTCACCCCGGTGAGAAAGCCCGGAGGAGAGACCCGAGGAAGTTTCATTATTCGGGTACAGCTTGCCCTGATTTCCGTAAAGGAATCTGCAAAAAAGGCGATTCGTGTGAGTTCGCTCATGGTGTTTTCGAGTGTTGGCTCCACCCAGCACGGTACCGAACTCAGCCGTGTAAGGATGGTACCAGTTGTAAAAGGAGGGTCTGTTTTTTCGCTCACACACCAGAACAGCTCCGGTTGTTACCACAACAGAGTCCGAGAGGAAACGGGTCGATTTCGGGCGATTTGGATTACGTTGGGTCTCCAATACGTCATCGTTTCGATATAGTTTCTTCACCGACTTCCATTTTGGCTTCACCTCCGTTATCTCCACCTTCCGATTCACCACCTTTATCCCCAAGCGGCTCGTTTTACTCGGTGAGTGAACTCGCTGCTTCCATGCGTAGCATGCAGCTCGGTAAGTCCAAAATGAACGGCGCCGGCGCTTGTTCATGGGGTATGCAAATGGGATCGGGTTACGGTTCCCCTCGGGGCTCCACGCTTCGACCCGGGTTTTGCAGGTCTCCTTCAACCCCGACCCGGTCTGGGTTAGGCCAGTTCGATCTCTGGGAATACAACAACGGTTTCGAAGAAGAACCAGCAATGGAAAGGGTTGAATCCGGTAGAGATTTAAGGGCCAGAATGTACGCGAAGCTTAGTAAAGAAAATTCCCTCGACGGACTCGATCCAACCGAACCGGATCCGGATCTCGATTGGGTCTCCGAGTTAGTGAAGTGA